The following nucleotide sequence is from bacterium.
AGAGATTCCGAAATTTCTAAAATAAGCGCATCTATCTGTATTCACTAGATATATAATCTCCTCTGAAGCAATCGGTGCATTTCTCCTGAAAAGAGGACAGACCGTTTGGAGCAAAGTTTCATGAAACACAATCTGAGTCTGTATATCTGTTCATCATCTCGGGATGAACATGCGAAAATCTCTCTCCTTGCCGAACTGAAAAAATACCGAGCCGAGGTAGAGGTCCTTCCTGACACTCTCACCGATGAACCCTTCTCAAAAAAATGGTTGCTACGGACATCTGATAGACTTCGAAGAGCTGACTTTATTATCTTTCTTGCTGGGGAAACCTCTTGGCTCGAAAGTGACTATCAGTGGCAACTACTGGCGGCTCGTTCACTACAAAAACATCGAGTATTCATGAAAGTACATCGTGGGGAGATTCCTCTTGCTCTTTCTGCGCAACCGAACGCGACAGAACATATAGTCCCATTTGGAGTTCATTCATTGTCTGACTTTCTACGACAAATGTTAGTGGTGCCTTAAAAACTAGAACAGAGAAATATCTTTTAAAGACTCGAGAAGCTCATCAGGGGTCGGTTCTTCTGAAAGAAGCTGCTGATACTGATTCAGATGAATCGAAATAAATGTATCATCGCTTAAGAATGAGAGAGAGAGATCGTTTCCATCGTCATTCTTGCTAGCACGAGATGAAACGACTTCTGGTAGAGAAAGAGTGCACGGCTCGGGCAAAAATGCTTTTAAGTTGCCTCCCACAATGTTCACTATCTCCTTTAGAGCATCAAATATTTGCTCCTCAGTCGGAGCTTCC
It contains:
- a CDS encoding chemotaxis protein CheX, which encodes MSRAQERERIQSELRKILAKIWEMLLGFELAETAELWSGLEGPLIGISIQGAWEGKLVVHFSDELALKIAREMFDLEEEAPTEEQIFDALKEIVNIVGGNLKAFLPEPCTLSLPEVVSSRASKNDDGNDLSLSFLSDDTFISIHLNQYQQLLSEEPTPDELLESLKDISLF